The Nakamurella deserti genome contains a region encoding:
- the tadA gene encoding tRNA adenosine(34) deaminase TadA — translation MRQQLEPLVRRALTEARHSLPSGDVPIGAVVLDATGAVVGRGHNRREAAGDPTAHAEIEALRDAAARLGAWRLTGCTLAVTVEPCTMCAGAIGLARVERVVFGCWEPKTGAAGSLWDVLRDRRLTHRVEVVGGVLEDECAALLRDFFRTHRDGDPA, via the coding sequence TTGCGGCAGCAGCTGGAGCCGCTGGTCCGCCGCGCGCTGACCGAGGCCCGCCACTCGTTGCCGTCCGGTGACGTGCCGATCGGCGCCGTCGTCCTCGACGCCACCGGTGCGGTGGTCGGACGCGGTCACAACCGGCGGGAGGCCGCCGGTGACCCCACCGCGCACGCCGAGATCGAGGCGCTGCGCGACGCGGCCGCCCGGCTCGGTGCGTGGCGGCTGACCGGATGCACCCTGGCGGTGACCGTCGAGCCGTGCACGATGTGCGCCGGGGCGATCGGGCTGGCCAGGGTCGAGCGCGTGGTGTTCGGCTGCTGGGAACCCAAGACCGGCGCGGCCGGGTCGTTGTGGGACGTCCTGCGCGACCGTCGGCTGACCCACCGGGTCGAGGTCGTCGGCGGGGTGCTCGAGGACGAGTGCGCCGCGCTGCTGCGCGACTTCTTCCGCACCCACCGCGACGGCGATCCGGCCTGA
- a CDS encoding tyrosine-type recombinase/integrase: MAVARKPNGASSIYQGADGYWHGRVTVGVTDDGRSDRRHVMSKSQAVVTKKVRELERQRGDGSVRKSGSSWTVAAWLTHWLENIAAPFVRENTIAGYRVAVNVHLIPGVGRHRLERLQPEHLETLYVRMMRDGKSAATAHQAHRTLRTALNEAVRRGHLSRNPAVLAKAPRLVEHEMEPFTVEEVQLLLKTALTVRNGARWAVALALGLRQGEALGLQWSDVDLDSGSLMVRRARLRPRWGHGCGGTCGRKTGGQCPSRVAERSETSETKSRAGRRAVGLPGQLVHLLREHRVAQERERLVAAQLWVDGDWVFATPTGAPINPRTDYTDWKRLLLAAGVRDARLHDARHTAATVLLILGVPERAVMGIMGWSHSAMAARYQHVTTAIQRDIADRVGGLIWSGPGDGR; this comes from the coding sequence ATGGCGGTGGCACGGAAGCCGAACGGCGCCTCGAGCATCTACCAGGGCGCGGACGGTTATTGGCACGGTCGGGTCACGGTGGGTGTCACCGATGATGGGCGGTCGGATCGTCGGCATGTGATGAGCAAGTCGCAGGCGGTGGTGACGAAGAAGGTCCGGGAGTTGGAGCGGCAGCGGGGCGACGGGTCGGTCCGTAAGTCGGGCAGCTCGTGGACGGTTGCGGCGTGGTTGACGCACTGGCTGGAGAACATTGCGGCCCCGTTCGTGCGGGAAAACACCATCGCCGGGTATCGGGTGGCGGTGAATGTGCACCTGATCCCGGGTGTGGGGCGGCACCGGTTGGAGCGGTTGCAGCCCGAGCACCTGGAGACGCTGTACGTGCGGATGATGCGAGACGGAAAGTCGGCGGCTACGGCGCATCAGGCGCACCGCACGCTGCGGACGGCGTTGAACGAGGCGGTTCGGCGGGGGCATTTGAGCCGCAACCCGGCGGTGCTTGCGAAGGCTCCGCGGCTCGTCGAGCACGAGATGGAACCGTTCACGGTCGAGGAGGTGCAGCTGCTGTTGAAGACGGCGCTGACCGTGCGGAACGGGGCGCGGTGGGCGGTGGCCTTGGCGTTGGGGCTGCGGCAGGGCGAGGCGCTGGGGTTGCAGTGGTCGGATGTCGACCTGGACTCCGGGTCGTTGATGGTCCGGCGAGCACGCCTGCGCCCGCGGTGGGGTCACGGCTGCGGCGGGACATGCGGCCGGAAGACCGGTGGTCAGTGCCCGTCGCGCGTTGCTGAGCGGTCCGAGACCTCGGAGACCAAGTCGCGGGCGGGGCGGCGTGCGGTGGGTCTGCCGGGCCAGCTGGTGCATCTGTTGCGGGAGCATCGGGTGGCGCAGGAGCGTGAGCGCCTGGTGGCGGCGCAGTTGTGGGTGGACGGGGATTGGGTGTTCGCGACGCCGACGGGTGCGCCGATCAACCCGCGCACGGATTACACGGACTGGAAGCGCCTTCTCCTGGCCGCCGGCGTCCGGGATGCTCGGCTGCACGATGCCCGGCACACCGCGGCCACGGTTCTGCTGATTTTGGGGGTCCCGGAGCGGGCGGTCATGGGGATCATGGGCTGGTCGCACAGCGCGATGGCGGCTCGGTACCAGCATGTGACCACGGCTATTCAGCGGGACATCGCGGACCGCGTCGGCGGCCTGATCTGGTCTGGTCCTGGCGACGGTCGGTAG
- a CDS encoding helix-turn-helix domain-containing protein — translation MTEVATARIVLTIEEAAERLGIGRTLMYSLVASGEVESVQIGRLRRVPTDALTDFVARLRGVGLVRDPG, via the coding sequence ATGACTGAGGTAGCGACGGCGCGGATCGTGCTGACGATCGAGGAGGCCGCGGAACGGCTGGGGATCGGGCGGACGTTGATGTACTCGTTGGTGGCGTCCGGCGAAGTGGAGTCGGTGCAGATCGGCCGGCTGCGCCGGGTGCCGACAGACGCGTTGACTGACTTCGTTGCTCGGCTGCGCGGCGTCGGCCTGGTCAGGGACCCGGGGTGA